The Paralichthys olivaceus isolate ysfri-2021 chromosome 9, ASM2471397v2, whole genome shotgun sequence genome contains a region encoding:
- the LOC109640005 gene encoding sperm microtubule associated protein 2-like isoform X1, producing the protein MMPEEQGVRSRFGPSNRILELARHKTSKTIWATTPCEKLSWGNQEPVWPVSAPVLGAFPSARIQYLSKHKRDSSARDGPGRKDEEAKTQRPSSKTSQYRSFVRLSTPRGGSHRSQDAGPPHTPQCENNCPVWHVDPRVKAAAITPRLLRLSIPKQTHPDFQSNGESVSSIASLASRGARVSQRLVQLSLPRLRKSNVCCELGRPEESVWTVSRAARRATASSRVKMLATPKQLPKDYVLPREAEWSRNYVLSP; encoded by the exons ATGATGCCTGAAGAACAAG GAGTCCGGTCCAGATTCGGTCCGTCCAACAG GATTCTGGAGCTGGCGCGGCACAAAACCTCAAAAACAATCTGGGCCACGACTCCTTG TGAGAAGCTGAGCTGGGGGAACCAGGAGCCGGTGTGGCCCGTCTCCGCTCCGGTGCTCGGAGCCTTTCCAAGTGCAAGAATCCAATACCTGTCCAAGCACAAAAGAGACTCCTCAGCAAGGGACGGCCCCGGGAG GAAGGACGAGGAGGCGAAGACCCAGCGTCCTTCCTCCAAGACGTCCCAGTACCGAAGCTTTGTCCGCCTGTCAACACCCAGAGGAGGGAGCCACCGTTCCCAGGACGCGGG GCCTCCTCACACTCCTCAGTGTGAGAACAACTGTCCGGTCTGGCACGTTGATCCCAGAGTGAAAGCTGCAGCGATCACACCTCGACTGCTGCGGCTCTCCATCCCCAAACAGACCCACCCGGACTTCCAGAGCAACGGAGAG AGCGTCTCGTCCATCGCGTCCTTGGCGTCCAGAGGAGCTCGCGTCTCTCAGAGACTCGTCCAGCTGTCACTGCCCAGACTGAGAAAGAGCAACGTCTGCTGCGAGCTCGGGCGTCCGGAGGAATCAGTGTGGACG GTTTCTAGAGCAGCGAGAAGAGCGACGGCAAGTTCTCGAGTTAAGATGCTGGCGACGCCGAAGCAGCTCCCCAAAGACTACGTCCTTCCACGAGAGGCGGAGTGGAGCCGGAACTACGTCCTGTCTCCCTGA
- the LOC109640010 gene encoding snRNA-activating protein complex subunit 1-like produces MPRLPPIYTDFFFHPLTEDVEQLLARFQQADSVRYKVFSAIWRNMGLSDVFLGITSTGEKKRFSRVTLATAMKYFLSPYSYQIRVGGLYLMFGFYHTQPAVPPAKVRIALKDWDQVQKFLKDSVEAGHHDVLYIYKKLVSIKAIHYTAMPHFLSFQKQRKPKKEPVCAQFLGRTTAVQELVSADFLEEMNNVQAQYEKLKEATVKVSSQVTMTQQDFVSRLKDCMYEFLTWQQKTFSQNGKDKNSGDDDEEEEEEDEDKKQSEEESSSRARLLSSIKNKSYSGVQEAPKSRRHRQAEVVDSSGTGAEHAQETVAVHKKRPPSLRARTRQNLRVVPEKNKLNAWLLTAPEKTTTTGDW; encoded by the coding sequence ATGCCTCGTCTTCCGCCCATTTACACAGATTTCTTCTTCCACCCTCTGACGGAGGACGTGGAGCAGCTGCTCGCTCGGTTCCAGCAGGCCGACTCTGTGAGGTACAAGGTGTTTTCAGCCATCTGGAGGAACATGGGCCTCTCCGACGTCTTCTTAGGCATCACAAGTACGGGTGAGAAGAAGAGATTCAGCAGGGTGACGCTCGCCACGGCCATGAAGTACTTCCTGTCTCCGTACAGCTACCAAATCAGAGTGGGGGGCCTGTACTTGATGTTTGGTTTCTACCACACGCAGCCTGCTGTTCCACCTGCGAAGGTCAGAATCGCTCTGAAGGACTGGGACCAGGTTCAGAAGTTCCTGAAGGATTCTGTGGAGGCTGGGCACCATGATGTGCTTTACATCTACAAGAAGCTGGTGTCCATCAAAGCCATTCACTACACCGCCATGCCTCATTTCCTCAGCTTCCAAAAGCAGAGGAAGCCAAAGAAGGAGCCGGTGTGTGCCCAGTTTCTGGGGAGGACCACCGCCGTGCAGGAGCTCGTCTCCGCAGACTTCCTGGAGGAGATGAACAACGTCCAGGCCCAGTATGAGAAGCTGAAGGAGGCCACGGTGAAGGTCAGCAGCCAGGTCACCATGACCCAGCAAGACTTTGTCTCCCGCCTGAAAGACTGCATGTACGAGTTCCTCACATGGCAGCAGAAGACGTTCTCGCAAAACGGCAAAGACAAGAACTCtggggatgatgatgaggaggaggaggaggaggacgaggacaaGAAGCAAAGTGAGGAGGAGTCCAGCAGCAGGGCCAGGCTCCTGTCCTCCATCAAGAACAAGAGCTACAGCGGCGTCCAAGAGGCGCCCAAGTCCCGGAGGCACCGCCAGGCCGAGGTGGTGGACTCCTCCGGCACGGGAGCGGAGCACGCTCAGGAGACTGTGGCTGTCCACAAGAAGAGGCCTCCATCACTGCGGGCCCGGACCAGGCAGAACCTCAGGGTGGTGCCCGAGAAGAACAAGCTCAACGCCTGGCTCCTGACTGCTCCTGAGAAGACGACGACGACGGGGGActggtga
- the srp72 gene encoding signal recognition particle subunit SRP72, giving the protein MASGGATVASLWTEVNRCGQNGDYARALKALTKILHENREDVTALHCKIVCLTQNGSFKEALNVMNTYSKVLGSEVVFEKAYCEYRLNRVESALKTIENAPEQTDKLKELYGQVLYRLERYNDCKSVYTDLIRNSQDEYEEERKTNLAAVLAAMSQWEKAPLEDLGLPESTYELCYNTACALIGQEQLTEAFNKLQQAEELCRVSLADDSDVTEEDIESELAVIHSQMAYIMQLQGRTDEALQLYNQVIKLKPSDVGLLAVTANNIITINKDQNVFDSKKKVKLTNTEGVEYKLAKKQLQAIDFNKALLAMYTNQADQCRKLSSNLQSQNPGHPRPVLIQVAQLCREKQHSKAIELLQQFSDQHPESASGIKLTMAQLYLIQGHVTKACDVLRSIEEFKHKSGMVSALVTMYSHEEDIDGAIDVFKQAIEHYQSEQPGSALHLALVREAANFKLKYGRKKEAISDLEQLWKQNTNDIHTLAQLISAYSLVDTNKAKSLSKHLPSAETMSFNVDVDELENSHGATYVRKKAAKVPGENLPKEQGQGEIKKKRKKKKGKLPKNYDPKATPDLERWLPMKERSYYRGKKKGKKKEQIGKGTQGATAGASAELDASKTATSPPTSPRPGSASGSSSAPGSNVVPPRQQKPAASGATRKKAPQKKKKGGKGGW; this is encoded by the exons ATGGCGAGCGGAGGAGCGACCGTGGCTTCGCTGTGGACCGAAGTGAACCGCTGCGGGCAGAACGGAGACTACGCCCGGGCCCTGAAGGCTCTGACTAAAA TTCTGCATGAAAACAGGGAGGATGTGACGGCCCTTCACTGTAAAATCGTTTGCCTTACTCAGAATGGCAGCTTCAAAGAGGCTCTGAATGTCATGAACACCTATTCAAAAGTGCTCGGCAG TGAGGTTGTGTTTGAGAAGGCGTACTGCGAGTATCGGCTGAACAGAGTGGAAAGTGCCCTGAAGACCATTGAAAATGCTCCAGAGCAAACTGACAAACTGAAGGAGCTTTACGGTCAAGTG TTGTACAGACTGGAGCGCTACAACGATTGCAAGTCCGTCTACACAGATCTGATCAGGAACTCCCAGGATGAGtacgaggaggagagaaagaccaACCTGGCTGCTGTTCTGGCTGCAATGAGTCAGTGGGAGAAGGCCCCTCTG GAAGATCTAGGTCTCCCAGAGTCAACGTATGAGCTGTGTTACAACACTGcctgtgctctgattggccaagAACAGCTGACCGAGGCTTTTAATAAATTACAACAGGCAGAAG agctTTGCAGAGTCTCGCTGGCTGATGATTCT GATGTAACTGAAGAGGACATTGAGTCGGAGTTGGCTGTCATTCACTCTCAGATGGCGTACATCATGCAGTTACAAGGTCGGACAGATGAGGCGCTGCAGCTCTACAACCAGGTCATCAAGCTCAA ACCATCAGACGTTGGGCTGCTCGCTGTGACTGCCAACAATATCATCACAATAAACAAG GACCAAAACGTGTTCGACTCAAAGAAAAAGGTGAAACTCACCAACACTGAAGGTGTTGAATACAAGTTGGcgaagaagcagctgcaggccaTCGACTTCAACAAAGCTCTGCTGGCCATGTACACGAATCAG GCCGACCAGTGCAGGAAACTGTCCTCCAATCTTCAGTCTCAGAACCCAGGTCACCCACGACCAGTCCTCATCCAGGTTGCTCAGCTGTGCCGGGAGAAGCAGCACAGCAAAGCCATCGAGCTGCTCCAG caATTCTCTGATCAGCATCCAGAGAGTGCATCTGGCATCAAGCTGACAATGGCGCAACTATATTTAATACAAG GTCATGTAACAAAAGCCTGTGATGTCCTGAGGTCCATTGAAGAGTTCAAGCACAAATCAGGGATG GTTTCAGCTCTAGTAACTATGTACTCCCATGAAGAAGACATCGACGGCGCTATTGACGTCTTCAAACAAGCTATTGAGCACTACCAGTCTGAGCAG ccCGGATCTGCTTTACACTTGGCTCTCGTACGAGAAGCCGCCAACTTCAAATTGAAGTACGGACGGAAGAAAGAAGCCATTAGTGACCTGGAGCAGTTGTGGAA GCAGAACACCAATGACATCCACACGTTGGCACAACTCATCTCAGCGTATTCCCTGGTGGATACGAACAAAGCCAAATC CCTCAGCAAACATCTACCCTCCGCCGAAACCATGTCTTTCAACGTGGACGTGGACGAGTTGGAAAACTCACACGGAGCCACGTATGTCAGGAAAAAAGCTGCTAAAGTCCCAGGAGAAAATCTTCCCAAAGAACAAGG CCAAGGTGAGatcaagaagaagaggaagaaaaagaaag GCAAATTACCCAAAAACTACGACCCTAAAGCAACGCCTGACCTGGAGAGGTGGCTGCCCATGAAGGAGCGCTCCTACTACAGAGGCAAGaagaagggaaagaagaaggagcAGATTGGAAAAGGCACACAGGGAGCGACGGCCGGAGCTTCAGCCGAGCT gGATGCCAGTAAGACAGCCACCAGCCCCCCTACCTCCCCCCGACCAGGGTCTGCGTCCGGCTCATCTTCAGCCCCCGGCAGCAACGTGGTCCCGCCGCGGCAGCAGAAACCTGCGGCCTCGGGGGCCACTCGCAAGAAggcaccacagaagaagaagaagggagggaaaGGAGGCTGGTAG
- the LOC109640005 gene encoding sperm microtubule associated protein 2-like isoform X2: MMPEEQGVRSRFGPSNSEKLSWGNQEPVWPVSAPVLGAFPSARIQYLSKHKRDSSARDGPGRKDEEAKTQRPSSKTSQYRSFVRLSTPRGGSHRSQDAGPPHTPQCENNCPVWHVDPRVKAAAITPRLLRLSIPKQTHPDFQSNGESVSSIASLASRGARVSQRLVQLSLPRLRKSNVCCELGRPEESVWTVSRAARRATASSRVKMLATPKQLPKDYVLPREAEWSRNYVLSP, from the exons ATGATGCCTGAAGAACAAG GAGTCCGGTCCAGATTCGGTCCGTCCAACAG TGAGAAGCTGAGCTGGGGGAACCAGGAGCCGGTGTGGCCCGTCTCCGCTCCGGTGCTCGGAGCCTTTCCAAGTGCAAGAATCCAATACCTGTCCAAGCACAAAAGAGACTCCTCAGCAAGGGACGGCCCCGGGAG GAAGGACGAGGAGGCGAAGACCCAGCGTCCTTCCTCCAAGACGTCCCAGTACCGAAGCTTTGTCCGCCTGTCAACACCCAGAGGAGGGAGCCACCGTTCCCAGGACGCGGG GCCTCCTCACACTCCTCAGTGTGAGAACAACTGTCCGGTCTGGCACGTTGATCCCAGAGTGAAAGCTGCAGCGATCACACCTCGACTGCTGCGGCTCTCCATCCCCAAACAGACCCACCCGGACTTCCAGAGCAACGGAGAG AGCGTCTCGTCCATCGCGTCCTTGGCGTCCAGAGGAGCTCGCGTCTCTCAGAGACTCGTCCAGCTGTCACTGCCCAGACTGAGAAAGAGCAACGTCTGCTGCGAGCTCGGGCGTCCGGAGGAATCAGTGTGGACG GTTTCTAGAGCAGCGAGAAGAGCGACGGCAAGTTCTCGAGTTAAGATGCTGGCGACGCCGAAGCAGCTCCCCAAAGACTACGTCCTTCCACGAGAGGCGGAGTGGAGCCGGAACTACGTCCTGTCTCCCTGA
- the hopx gene encoding homeodomain-only protein, with translation MSSKAIELMNLSEEQVKVLEDSFKGCRYPDGTTLMLVAAECGLSEEDTQIWFKQRNAQWREAEGLPAKHGSVLD, from the exons ATGTCTTCCAAAGCGATCGAGCTGATGAATCTGTCGGAGGAGCAGGTCAAAGTGTTGGAGGACAGTTTTAAAGGATGTCGGTATCCGGACGGGACGACGCTCATGCTGGTGGCTGCAGAGTGCGGACTGTCAGAGGAGGACACACAA ATATGGTTCAAGCAGCGTAACGCACAGTGGCGGGAGGCAGAGGGTCTCCCCGCCAAACACGGCTCGGTGCTGGACTGA
- the arl9 gene encoding ADP-ribosylation factor-like protein 9: MVGWKEAGVLGASAAVAGGVAYLIWNYASFSGQKTPEARAGGGGGGGGQEGEERKEEDGERRRRKEEEEKITEQTAVVSAAAPPVAAAKPPDSPECRPVQPRGTQVLVLGLDGAGKTSLLHCLATGNLEHDMQPTQGFNAVSISREDLHIEFLEIGGKEELRPYWKKYMSKALLLVFVVDSSHPQLFPVARKHLHALLTSDPRLPLMVLANKQDLPGACSITDLHDALTLSEIGDRRLFLIGTHVKRGEAELSSGVQDARDLIIQMVCEGR; the protein is encoded by the exons ATGGTCGGGTGGAAAGAAGCCGGAGTCCTCGGTGCCTCCGCGGCTGTGGCGGGGGGCGTCGCGTATCTTATCTGGAACTACGCGTCCTTCTCCGGGCAGAAGACGCCCGAAGCCCgggccggaggaggaggaggaggaggaggacaggagggagaagaaaggaaggaggaggatggagagagacggaggagaaaggaggaagaggagaagataacagaacaaacagctgtggtctctgctgctgctccgcctGTTGCTGCGGCCAAACCTCCAGACTCACCCGAG tgCAGACCCGTGCAGCCCAGAGGGACCCAGGTTCTGGTTCTGGGTCTGGATGGAGCCGGTAAAACCAGTCTGCTGCACTGTTTGGCCACGGGCAACCTGGAGCACGACATGCAGCCGACTCAGGGCTTCAACGCCGTGTCCATCAGCAGAGAGGACCTGCACATCGAGTTCTTGGAGA TCGGAGGTAAAGAGGAGCTGCGGCCGTACTGGAAGAAATACATGTCCAAGGCTCTTCTGCTGGTGTTCGTGGTCGACTCCTCCCACCCACAGCTCTTCCCAGTTGCTAGGAAACATTTACACGCgctgctgacctctgacccccgcCTGCCGTTAATGGTGCTGGCCAACAAACAG GATCTCCCGGGCGCCTGCAGCATCACTGACCTCCATGACGCTCTGACGCTGTCTGAGATCGGAGACCGCAGGTTGTTCCTCATCGGCACCCACGTGAAGAGGGGCGAGGCGGAGCTGAGCTCAGGCGTTCAGGACGCACGGGACCTGATCATCCAGATGGTTTGCGAGGGCAGATAA